A genomic region of Runella rosea contains the following coding sequences:
- a CDS encoding serine hydrolase, producing the protein MAAKRFFSVLCVLLSIQLSYAQYSPSKLKTLDSALTILHQRASFSGVVLVAENGKTVYKKALGIANLALQEPLKTTSSFNLASVSKQFMAMMVMMLKEKGKLQFDDKVQQHLPDFPYEKISIRHLLTHTSGLPEYFELAQKHNNTLDTLTNEKLLQLLKTHQPNLEFGVGEKWEYNNTGYVILASVIEKAAGMPIEDFFKQQITRPLGMNDTYIYCLRMKQSPVNRVMGYQRKNGRNVPNDLIRLDGVVGDGNVYSSVEDLLKWDQALYTQKLVSAATWQEAITPVKFNNGQTHPYGFAWFIENDGKVLSHTGSWVGFFNEIIRNIEKKQTIIILSNSTDATVRKVVKDVLAGNVLKLPKTELISNIKLIDGSGTASRPAAVRLRDDKIWEVGDLVPFPNEPVTEGKGMTLAPGFIDSHSHHFGGLEEHPDGIAALNQGITTIVTGQDGGSTPMDTIQSFFKKRPVAINVATYTGHSTLRAKAMGAKSLYRTAKPEEVEKMKNLLRDEMNKGSLGLATGLEYESAFFSNRDEVLTLAKVAAELGGRYMSHIRSEDINLDEAIDEIIEIGQQTKMPVQISHIKIAKRDQWGNALALLGKLQKARAQGVNITADCYPYDFWNSTLRVLFPNRDYTNSASAEFAVTQLCDPEKSVVVRFAPNKDYAGKTLSQIATLRQEKPAQTLMALIAQAADFEERNPDYEGGIEAIMGKSMDESDIADFLSWSHTNICSDGAWRGHPRGHGAFTRVLGTYVRDKKIMPLETAIHKMTGLTAEHLGMTDRGIVQSGYYADLVLLNPETVKDNANIQNSTALSSGIEKVWVNGQLVYESQKTTGKFPGVFIKRQ; encoded by the coding sequence ATGGCAGCCAAACGATTCTTTTCGGTACTCTGTGTGCTGTTGAGCATTCAGCTTTCTTACGCTCAATACAGTCCTTCAAAATTGAAAACGTTGGATTCGGCATTGACAATTTTGCACCAACGGGCATCTTTTAGCGGGGTGGTTTTGGTGGCAGAAAATGGAAAAACCGTGTACAAAAAGGCGTTGGGTATCGCTAATTTGGCCTTGCAAGAGCCGCTCAAAACAACCTCTTCCTTCAATTTGGCTTCGGTTTCAAAGCAATTCATGGCGATGATGGTCATGATGTTGAAAGAAAAAGGAAAACTACAATTTGACGATAAGGTTCAGCAACATTTACCCGATTTTCCCTACGAAAAGATAAGCATTCGGCACCTGCTCACCCACACGAGCGGCTTGCCCGAATATTTTGAGTTGGCCCAGAAACACAACAATACGCTGGATACGCTGACCAACGAAAAGCTGCTTCAATTGTTGAAAACCCACCAACCCAACCTAGAATTTGGCGTAGGAGAAAAATGGGAGTACAACAATACAGGCTATGTGATTCTGGCGTCGGTGATTGAGAAAGCGGCGGGGATGCCCATTGAAGATTTCTTTAAACAACAGATTACGAGGCCGTTGGGGATGAATGATACCTACATTTATTGCCTTCGTATGAAACAATCACCCGTCAATCGGGTAATGGGTTATCAGCGAAAAAACGGACGGAATGTACCTAATGATTTAATTCGTTTGGACGGAGTCGTTGGCGATGGCAATGTGTATTCTTCGGTCGAAGATTTGCTGAAATGGGATCAGGCGCTGTACACTCAAAAACTGGTCAGTGCCGCTACGTGGCAGGAGGCCATAACGCCGGTTAAATTCAACAACGGTCAAACACATCCTTATGGCTTTGCTTGGTTTATCGAAAATGACGGGAAGGTGCTGTCACACACGGGAAGTTGGGTCGGATTTTTCAATGAGATTATCCGAAATATCGAAAAAAAACAAACGATTATTATCCTTTCCAACTCTACCGATGCGACGGTAAGGAAAGTGGTAAAGGACGTTTTGGCGGGTAACGTACTGAAGTTGCCCAAAACTGAACTGATTTCAAACATTAAACTCATTGACGGGTCGGGCACTGCTAGTCGGCCAGCGGCTGTACGTTTGAGAGACGACAAGATATGGGAAGTCGGTGATTTAGTGCCTTTCCCTAACGAACCCGTGACCGAGGGAAAAGGAATGACGCTTGCACCGGGTTTTATTGACAGCCACAGCCACCATTTTGGCGGCTTGGAAGAGCATCCCGACGGGATTGCGGCGCTCAATCAGGGAATTACGACGATTGTAACTGGGCAAGACGGAGGCAGTACTCCGATGGATACGATACAAAGTTTTTTCAAAAAACGACCCGTTGCCATCAACGTCGCCACTTATACGGGACATTCTACATTGCGGGCCAAAGCGATGGGAGCCAAGAGTTTATACCGAACCGCCAAGCCAGAGGAGGTAGAAAAGATGAAGAACTTGCTGCGGGATGAAATGAACAAAGGCTCGCTGGGATTGGCGACGGGGTTGGAATATGAGTCGGCTTTTTTTTCCAATCGAGACGAAGTATTGACACTAGCCAAAGTGGCGGCGGAGTTGGGCGGACGGTACATGAGCCATATTCGTAGTGAGGATATTAATCTGGATGAAGCCATTGACGAAATCATTGAAATCGGCCAACAAACGAAAATGCCCGTGCAGATTTCGCACATCAAAATTGCTAAACGTGACCAATGGGGAAATGCGTTGGCGCTGTTGGGCAAGCTCCAAAAAGCACGCGCTCAAGGGGTAAATATCACGGCCGATTGTTACCCCTACGATTTTTGGAACTCTACGTTGCGGGTGCTTTTTCCCAACCGCGATTATACAAATAGTGCAAGTGCTGAGTTTGCCGTAACTCAGCTGTGTGACCCCGAAAAATCGGTGGTCGTGCGGTTTGCGCCCAATAAAGATTATGCGGGAAAAACCCTTTCTCAAATTGCCACGCTTCGCCAAGAAAAACCCGCCCAAACTTTGATGGCTTTGATTGCACAAGCGGCTGATTTTGAGGAGAGAAATCCAGATTATGAGGGTGGAATTGAGGCGATTATGGGGAAGTCGATGGATGAGTCCGATATTGCGGATTTCCTGAGTTGGTCGCACACAAATATCTGTTCCGATGGCGCATGGCGTGGGCATCCCCGTGGTCACGGGGCTTTTACGCGGGTATTGGGAACGTACGTACGCGACAAAAAAATCATGCCTTTAGAAACCGCCATTCACAAAATGACGGGGCTAACGGCGGAGCATTTGGGGATGACTGACCGTGGAATTGTACAATCGGGGTACTATGCTGATTTGGTGCTGCTAAACCCCGAAACCGTGAAAGACAACGCCAATATTCAAAATTCTACCGCGCTTTCGTCGGGAATTGAAAAAGTATGGGTCAACGGTCAACTCGTTTATGAGTCGCAGAAAACCACGGGTAAATTTCCTGGGGTATTTATCAAAAGACAATAG
- a CDS encoding amidohydrolase family protein, with protein MKKLITLLITLSVCSYIWAQTPTFPRNGVYDERPELYAFTNATIYIDARNVLENGTLIIKNGVIVGVGKDLQIPNGTVVTDLKGKRIYPALIDMESDYGMPEVKRTQGGGRGAPQQIESNKKGAYGWNQALNPETEAGKLFAVNNAKADELRKLGFATVLTHHHDGIVRGSGALVTLATDSENSVIVRSPVSAHLSFSKGSSGQQYPNSPMGAMALLRQTYYDAEWYKNAGKNVEYNISLDAFNALSGLPTVFEATDKWSLLRADKLGDEFKTQYIFRGNGDEYQRIDEIKASGGTLIVPLNFPAAFDVEDVWDADNVSLAEMKHWEMAPANAAALEKAGVNFVLTSALLKTKTEFWTNLRKAIEYGLSETKALEALTAIPAQLLKCDDKVGSLKTGAWANFIITSGNLFNADNVIYENWIRGKKYIINNLNQADIRGTYNLSMETEKGKLIITGKPEKPDYQIVLSDTVKITPKVTYLNDLISLNFQPDRKAPNATTRLTGYREGTGFKGSGETAKGTPTKWEAALQEPIKLAEARRDSTRKPAPNVGKPLFPFVGFGNAEKPKSETLLIKNASVWTSDDAGMLPNSDVLVENGKIARIGKNLSAANARVIDGTGKHLTPGIIDEHSHIALFSINEGGQSSSAEVRMSDVINPDDINIYRQLAGGVTMSQLLHGSANSIGGQSAVVKLKWGGNVSEMLLPEAQFIKFALGENVKQANSGNPTSRYPQTRMGVEQVFMDHFTRAREYERAWDSYNSMKTKIGMPVPRRDIELDALVEILNAKRFITCHSYVQSEINMLLKVADSLGFKINTFTHILEGYKVADKMKKHGAAGSSFADWWAYKMEVKDAIPYNAAILTKVGVLTSINSDDAEMARRLNQEAAKAVEYGGIAETEALKMVTINPAKIMHLDKRTGSIKTGKDADLVLWNNHPLSIYARPDYTIVEGAIYYSTEGDDKRRDEVEKERARLVQKMISAKTGGATAIRPPFRRQRMWHCEDVEGVMAEGEEQSEGEKK; from the coding sequence ATGAAAAAACTGATTACACTTCTCATCACACTATCGGTATGTTCGTACATCTGGGCCCAAACGCCCACTTTTCCGCGCAACGGCGTGTATGACGAGCGCCCCGAATTGTACGCTTTCACCAACGCAACCATTTACATTGACGCACGCAACGTACTCGAAAATGGCACTTTAATCATTAAAAACGGCGTAATCGTTGGCGTGGGCAAAGACCTACAAATTCCCAACGGAACCGTCGTAACCGACCTCAAAGGCAAGCGCATCTATCCTGCCCTGATTGACATGGAATCGGACTACGGAATGCCCGAAGTCAAACGCACCCAAGGCGGCGGACGCGGCGCACCGCAGCAGATTGAATCCAATAAAAAAGGTGCTTACGGCTGGAATCAGGCCCTGAATCCCGAAACAGAAGCAGGAAAATTATTTGCCGTCAACAATGCCAAAGCCGATGAGCTGCGCAAATTAGGCTTTGCTACGGTGCTCACTCACCACCACGACGGCATCGTACGCGGTAGCGGCGCGCTCGTGACTTTGGCTACCGACAGCGAAAACAGCGTCATTGTTCGTAGTCCTGTTTCTGCCCATTTATCGTTCAGCAAAGGCTCTTCTGGCCAACAATATCCCAACTCACCCATGGGCGCAATGGCGTTGTTGCGCCAAACCTACTACGATGCCGAATGGTATAAAAACGCGGGCAAAAATGTTGAATACAACATCTCACTCGATGCTTTTAATGCCCTGAGCGGATTGCCGACCGTATTTGAAGCAACCGACAAATGGAGCTTGCTCAGGGCCGACAAACTGGGTGATGAATTCAAAACACAATACATTTTTCGTGGCAATGGCGATGAATACCAGCGCATTGACGAAATAAAAGCGTCGGGTGGCACGCTCATTGTTCCGCTCAACTTCCCAGCAGCCTTCGATGTAGAAGATGTTTGGGATGCCGACAACGTGAGCCTTGCCGAAATGAAACACTGGGAAATGGCTCCCGCCAACGCGGCGGCCTTGGAAAAAGCGGGCGTTAATTTTGTACTGACTTCGGCATTGCTCAAAACAAAAACGGAATTTTGGACCAACCTACGCAAAGCCATTGAATACGGTTTGTCGGAAACCAAAGCCCTTGAAGCCCTCACGGCGATTCCCGCCCAACTCCTCAAATGTGATGATAAAGTAGGAAGCCTCAAAACGGGCGCTTGGGCCAATTTTATCATTACTTCGGGCAATTTGTTCAACGCAGACAATGTCATCTACGAAAACTGGATTCGGGGTAAAAAATACATCATCAACAACCTCAACCAAGCCGATATTAGGGGAACGTACAACTTAAGCATGGAGACCGAAAAGGGGAAATTAATCATTACTGGAAAACCCGAGAAGCCTGATTATCAAATTGTACTGAGCGATACTGTGAAAATTACGCCGAAAGTAACTTACCTCAACGACCTGATTTCGCTCAATTTTCAACCCGACAGAAAAGCCCCCAACGCCACCACTCGCCTGACGGGTTATCGGGAAGGAACGGGCTTTAAAGGAAGCGGAGAAACCGCCAAAGGCACCCCTACCAAGTGGGAAGCGGCCCTACAGGAGCCGATAAAATTGGCCGAAGCACGCCGCGATTCAACCCGCAAACCTGCTCCGAATGTAGGAAAACCCCTGTTTCCATTTGTTGGATTTGGGAATGCCGAGAAACCAAAATCAGAAACGTTGTTGATTAAAAATGCCAGCGTTTGGACCAGCGACGACGCAGGGATGCTGCCAAACAGTGATGTATTGGTTGAAAATGGTAAAATTGCCCGCATTGGCAAAAACCTCTCTGCCGCCAACGCCCGCGTGATTGACGGTACAGGCAAACACCTGACGCCGGGTATTATCGACGAGCACTCACACATCGCGCTTTTCTCCATCAACGAAGGTGGTCAATCCAGTTCCGCCGAAGTACGCATGAGCGATGTTATCAACCCCGACGATATCAATATTTACCGTCAATTGGCGGGCGGCGTCACCATGTCGCAATTGTTGCACGGCTCCGCAAATTCCATCGGCGGGCAATCGGCCGTGGTAAAATTGAAATGGGGCGGCAATGTTTCGGAGATGCTCCTGCCCGAAGCACAGTTTATCAAATTTGCCTTGGGTGAAAACGTAAAACAGGCCAACAGCGGCAATCCAACGAGCCGTTATCCGCAGACGCGGATGGGCGTTGAGCAGGTATTTATGGATCATTTCACCCGTGCCCGCGAGTATGAGCGCGCTTGGGATTCGTACAATTCGATGAAGACCAAAATCGGAATGCCCGTGCCTCGCCGTGATATTGAACTAGACGCGTTGGTTGAAATTCTCAACGCTAAACGCTTCATTACATGTCATTCGTACGTACAATCCGAAATCAATATGCTTCTAAAAGTCGCTGATTCTTTAGGCTTCAAAATCAACACGTTTACGCACATTTTAGAGGGTTATAAAGTAGCCGATAAAATGAAAAAACACGGGGCCGCAGGTTCATCCTTTGCCGACTGGTGGGCATATAAAATGGAAGTAAAAGACGCGATTCCGTACAATGCTGCCATTTTGACCAAAGTAGGCGTATTGACCAGCATCAACTCCGACGACGCCGAAATGGCCCGCCGCCTGAATCAAGAAGCCGCCAAAGCAGTGGAATACGGCGGCATCGCCGAAACCGAAGCCCTCAAAATGGTGACCATCAACCCTGCCAAAATTATGCACTTAGATAAACGTACGGGCAGCATCAAGACGGGCAAAGATGCCGATTTGGTATTGTGGAACAACCACCCGCTTTCGATCTACGCCCGTCCTGACTATACCATTGTTGAAGGGGCGATTTACTACTCCACAGAGGGCGATGACAAACGACGCGACGAAGTAGAAAAAGAACGCGCTCGTTTGGTACAAAAAATGATTTCGGCCAAAACAGGTGGCGCTACCGCCATCCGTCCGCCTTTCCGCCGTCAGCGTATGTGGCATTGCGAAGATGTAGAGGGCGTTATGGCAGAAGGCGAAGAGCAAAGCGAGGGGGAAAAGAAATAG
- a CDS encoding Lrp/AsnC family transcriptional regulator, whose translation MLDETDLRILALLQQNAKLTIKELAEALHLTTSPVFERIKRLEKEGYINNYVALVNPEKVGRGQVVFCNVSMPVYTTENIETFEKIVRQMPQVMECYHLAGMVDYQLKVLVKDIKEYDSFLKSFAEIPMVKVHSSIVVLHDVKYSTEVQL comes from the coding sequence ATGCTTGACGAAACTGACCTCCGTATTTTGGCGTTGTTGCAGCAAAACGCCAAGTTGACCATCAAAGAATTGGCCGAAGCCCTTCACCTAACCACCTCCCCCGTTTTTGAACGTATCAAACGCTTGGAAAAAGAAGGCTACATCAATAATTATGTGGCATTGGTAAACCCCGAGAAAGTAGGACGCGGACAAGTAGTGTTTTGCAACGTTTCGATGCCCGTTTATACCACCGAAAACATCGAGACATTTGAGAAAATTGTCCGCCAAATGCCGCAGGTAATGGAATGTTATCATCTGGCCGGGATGGTTGATTATCAACTGAAAGTCCTCGTCAAAGACATCAAAGAATACGACAGCTTCTTAAAATCATTTGCCGAAATCCCGATGGTAAAAGTCCACAGCAGTATAGTGGTATTGCACGATGTGAAGTACTCCACCGAAGTGCAGTTGTAG
- a CDS encoding S8 family serine peptidase, with protein MTRRVPLLFFSLLFSYFSFAQKINKDFIDGEIYLKVTNKPVGTLTATVNFERELPFLKDFSTDFVLTKMNRAFFTTGSEKLQKIYRLTVKKPDKIDALIDLLKQNPEVEYVEKVPFRTIIAMPNDSLVGSQWSLTKIKAFEAWEVNAGDTNIVVAVVDNAIQTNHVDLQANMLPGRDLSDNDYNPNPPNTSFSHGTHVAGILSAVSNNTVGIASASNNRIKILPVKATPDAGSPQGIYNGFEGITWAADNGAQIISLSWGGAGYSQAEQEVIDYVHSKGIVIVAAAGNNNNDVESFPAAYTHVISVASLDADDKRSSFSTYGSWVDISAPGRGILSTVPTDGYASFNGTSMATPLVASVLGYIWSCSPSLTPAELESILVNTADNIDAANPTQIGLLGAGRINLLKAISCSTQGIFSATITANGSTYLCQGESVTLSANTGPGLSYQWLINGEETTNAADSLVVSAANDYQVIISKQQCVINSGTVKVRNNTLTTAAPSVTNKEAPYCTPLTIGNGLLANAADCNYAGPTTFTYNGPTIGYDGFSKNGDDPSVNAAGLGGLITSVKVSITWEKKDQGDENTCDAADGGGKPFNEEVSFKLKSPSGTVITLIAANTYASGTTTSGIVTTVFEEGASPILLNSLPVSGTFAPTQSFSAFINEEPAGAWTLLAEDNGFIDPLCVKNFSVTLTTNSPVLAPTVTWWDSATGGALLGSGAEYLALTTTVGVQTYYVQSRCEGLCPSPRTPVTLTVRPVPQVYVFPISMNLANDSTFNNFLKNQPLQVTKDTSNQYIIVDSTMVGGVVIGNTPPLTSPVTLCTTKTYLLLAIGCPTNKLSWSNGKKSQALLVTPSMPINYSATCTDSIASCAPITSNTVAFVSPLTNVLIMDKIYANSVQTFTGMTITASNEIETPAQIQYRANNAILLNPGFSASGNSVFTAQVGTGCEN; from the coding sequence ATGACTAGGCGTGTTCCATTGCTTTTTTTTAGCCTTCTTTTTTCTTATTTTTCATTTGCTCAGAAAATTAACAAAGATTTTATTGACGGAGAAATATACCTAAAAGTTACTAATAAGCCCGTCGGAACTTTGACGGCTACCGTCAATTTCGAGAGAGAGCTTCCATTTTTAAAAGATTTTTCTACCGATTTTGTCCTGACAAAAATGAACCGTGCATTCTTCACCACAGGTTCTGAAAAACTTCAAAAAATATATCGCCTTACCGTAAAAAAACCGGATAAAATAGATGCGCTGATTGATTTGCTCAAGCAAAATCCCGAGGTTGAATACGTTGAGAAAGTACCTTTTCGCACTATCATTGCCATGCCCAATGATTCGCTTGTGGGGTCACAATGGTCTTTAACTAAAATCAAAGCATTTGAAGCTTGGGAGGTAAATGCGGGCGATACAAACATAGTGGTGGCGGTGGTAGACAATGCCATTCAAACAAACCACGTTGATTTACAGGCGAATATGCTCCCAGGGCGTGATTTGTCAGATAACGACTATAACCCGAATCCTCCCAATACCAGTTTCAGTCATGGTACACACGTGGCGGGAATCCTCAGCGCAGTGAGCAATAATACGGTGGGAATAGCGTCGGCCTCTAACAATCGAATCAAGATTTTGCCCGTAAAAGCAACGCCCGATGCTGGAAGCCCGCAGGGAATTTATAATGGATTTGAAGGCATCACTTGGGCGGCCGACAATGGGGCCCAAATTATCAGCCTCTCATGGGGCGGGGCAGGGTATTCGCAAGCCGAGCAGGAAGTGATTGATTATGTACATTCAAAAGGAATTGTGATTGTGGCGGCGGCTGGAAATAACAACAACGATGTGGAAAGTTTTCCAGCGGCGTATACGCATGTAATTTCGGTTGCCAGCCTTGATGCTGACGATAAGAGAAGCTCGTTTTCTACGTATGGTTCTTGGGTCGATATTTCGGCGCCAGGGCGCGGTATTTTAAGTACGGTTCCCACTGATGGATACGCCTCTTTTAATGGTACGTCGATGGCTACTCCATTGGTAGCCAGCGTATTAGGTTATATATGGTCGTGCTCTCCTTCGTTGACTCCTGCGGAGCTTGAAAGTATTTTGGTCAACACGGCTGATAACATCGACGCCGCTAATCCTACCCAAATTGGGCTTTTAGGAGCGGGTAGAATCAACTTGTTGAAGGCGATTTCTTGCTCCACACAGGGGATATTTTCGGCAACGATTACGGCCAATGGCTCAACTTATCTTTGCCAAGGTGAATCAGTTACGTTGTCGGCCAATACAGGCCCTGGCCTAAGTTATCAATGGCTGATAAATGGGGAAGAGACCACGAATGCCGCTGATTCATTGGTGGTTAGTGCCGCCAATGACTACCAAGTGATAATTTCAAAACAGCAATGCGTTATCAATTCTGGTACGGTCAAGGTAAGAAACAATACGCTCACTACGGCGGCTCCGAGCGTAACCAACAAAGAGGCACCTTATTGTACGCCTTTAACCATCGGAAACGGATTGTTGGCCAATGCGGCTGACTGCAACTACGCAGGCCCGACGACTTTCACGTACAACGGCCCGACCATAGGTTATGATGGATTTAGTAAAAATGGAGATGATCCAAGCGTGAATGCCGCAGGCTTGGGTGGATTAATCACTTCGGTGAAAGTGTCGATCACGTGGGAGAAAAAAGACCAAGGCGATGAAAATACCTGTGATGCAGCGGATGGGGGTGGTAAGCCGTTCAACGAAGAGGTTTCTTTTAAACTTAAATCTCCATCGGGAACGGTCATTACCTTGATTGCAGCAAACACTTATGCGTCTGGAACAACTACTTCGGGAATTGTAACGACGGTTTTTGAAGAGGGTGCAAGCCCAATACTTCTAAACTCACTTCCAGTGTCGGGTACATTTGCGCCCACTCAATCATTTTCGGCTTTTATCAATGAAGAACCCGCTGGTGCATGGACGCTTTTGGCCGAAGACAATGGTTTTATTGACCCCTTGTGTGTCAAAAATTTTTCAGTCACCCTTACCACCAACAGCCCAGTGCTGGCACCGACCGTTACTTGGTGGGATTCTGCCACTGGTGGAGCGCTTTTAGGCTCTGGAGCGGAGTATTTAGCCTTGACGACGACGGTCGGAGTGCAGACCTATTATGTGCAGTCCAGATGCGAAGGGCTTTGCCCCAGCCCTAGAACGCCCGTTACGCTGACGGTTAGGCCTGTACCTCAAGTCTATGTATTTCCGATTTCAATGAACTTAGCCAATGACAGTACGTTCAACAATTTTCTAAAAAATCAACCACTTCAGGTGACTAAAGATACTAGTAATCAGTATATAATAGTTGATTCGACCATGGTAGGAGGTGTAGTTATTGGCAATACGCCACCGTTGACAAGCCCCGTCACGCTTTGTACGACGAAAACGTATTTGCTGCTGGCCATTGGTTGTCCAACGAATAAACTCTCGTGGTCGAATGGTAAAAAAAGTCAAGCGCTTCTCGTCACGCCATCCATGCCGATAAATTATTCGGCCACCTGCACAGATTCTATCGCTTCCTGCGCGCCCATTACGTCCAATACCGTCGCTTTTGTATCGCCGCTGACGAATGTATTGATTATGGATAAAATTTACGCCAATTCGGTGCAGACTTTTACGGGAATGACCATTACGGCTTCTAATGAAATAGAAACCCCCGCCCAAATTCAATACCGAGCCAACAATGCCATTCTCCTAAACCCAGGTTTTAGCGCAAGCGGAAACAGTGTTTTTACGGCGCAGGTCGGAACAGGTTGTGAAAATTAA
- a CDS encoding DUF1611 domain-containing protein produces the protein MNKAIILTNGLLTTNDAKTAHGLIRGTERYEIVGVIDPPTAGRDAGDVLDGKARNIPIFDSLSSALIQLQKIDYLIIGVATVGGVLPENMFGIVKEAIQQQISIVNGLHEYLSEKPELVALATQYQVQLIDVRKPKSRQDLHFWTGEIYDVTVPIIAVIGMDCALGKRTTARMVRQMCESQGINAQMIYTGQTGWLQGGKYGFIFDSTLNDFVSGEVEHAIVSCWKETQADVILVEGQSSLRNPSGPCGLEFLISGNAKHVILVHSPKRKYFDNEPHWGRIPSVESEVEIIEKFGAKVIALALNTEDCSTQESLDYQKHYEQQLQIPVLLPLEEGVEKLMPTLKELTRLNVEH, from the coding sequence ATGAACAAAGCAATTATTTTAACCAATGGCCTGCTTACCACCAACGATGCAAAAACAGCACATGGCTTGATTCGGGGCACCGAGCGTTACGAAATCGTCGGAGTAATTGACCCGCCTACAGCGGGCCGCGACGCAGGCGACGTGCTGGATGGAAAAGCCAGAAATATCCCCATTTTTGATTCATTGTCAAGTGCACTTATTCAGTTACAAAAGATTGATTATCTGATTATTGGGGTAGCAACGGTGGGGGGTGTTTTACCAGAAAATATGTTTGGTATTGTAAAAGAAGCTATCCAACAGCAGATTTCCATCGTCAATGGGTTGCACGAATACTTGAGCGAAAAACCTGAACTAGTTGCGTTGGCGACGCAATATCAAGTGCAGTTGATTGATGTTCGTAAACCCAAATCCCGCCAAGATTTACATTTCTGGACGGGAGAAATTTACGATGTAACTGTTCCGATTATTGCGGTCATCGGCATGGATTGTGCGCTGGGAAAACGCACCACGGCGCGGATGGTTCGTCAGATGTGTGAAAGCCAAGGAATAAACGCCCAGATGATTTATACGGGGCAAACGGGCTGGTTACAAGGCGGCAAATACGGCTTTATTTTTGACTCAACCCTTAACGATTTTGTGTCGGGGGAGGTCGAACACGCGATTGTTTCGTGTTGGAAAGAAACCCAGGCCGATGTGATTTTGGTAGAAGGGCAATCATCCCTACGCAACCCTAGCGGGCCGTGCGGGTTGGAGTTTTTGATTTCTGGTAATGCCAAACACGTTATTTTGGTTCATTCACCCAAACGAAAATATTTTGACAACGAACCCCATTGGGGCAGGATTCCGAGTGTAGAATCAGAAGTGGAAATCATTGAAAAATTTGGGGCAAAAGTAATTGCCTTGGCTTTAAATACGGAAGATTGCTCAACGCAGGAATCGCTTGATTACCAGAAACATTACGAGCAACAATTGCAAATTCCTGTGTTGCTACCATTGGAAGAAGGGGTGGAGAAGTTGATGCCAACTTTGAAAGAATTGACGCGCTTGAACGTAGAGCATTGA
- a CDS encoding mandelate racemase/muconate lactonizing enzyme family protein: protein MKIKSIRAYLKNLALSKPYSIAGYTFSDVENVFLEVELENGMVGKGAASPAEEVVGETCKQTFKNCQSIFFENLVGRDIRHFRQLIDEVKRHFRQLPGTQAALDIALHDAFGQFLGIPVVEFYGQKITQLPTSVTIGIMSVENTLREAAEYFRLGFKVLKVKTGENVEQDIERVLKLHERFQNKLKIRVDANQGYALVDLQRFLRDTQAVDLELIEQPLPVGKEPELLNLKVEERRLLTADESLKDAHYALQLAQQPQPFGSFNIKLMKCGGILSALEIANIAQHAGIDLFWGCNDESIVSITAALHAAFACSNTRYLDLDGSFDLAEDVVSGGFILENGCMKLTRKAGLGLS from the coding sequence ATGAAAATAAAATCGATTCGTGCTTATCTCAAAAATCTGGCGTTGAGTAAGCCTTACAGCATTGCGGGGTATACGTTTTCGGACGTAGAAAATGTATTTTTGGAAGTAGAGCTGGAAAATGGCATGGTGGGCAAGGGAGCAGCAAGCCCCGCAGAAGAAGTAGTGGGGGAAACTTGCAAACAGACTTTTAAAAACTGCCAATCTATATTTTTTGAAAACCTTGTAGGACGGGATATTCGGCATTTTCGGCAGTTGATTGATGAAGTAAAACGCCATTTCCGGCAGTTGCCTGGCACGCAGGCCGCCCTTGATATTGCCCTTCACGATGCCTTCGGGCAGTTTTTAGGTATTCCAGTGGTGGAGTTTTACGGACAAAAAATAACGCAACTGCCTACATCCGTAACCATCGGAATCATGTCGGTGGAGAATACGCTCAGAGAGGCGGCAGAATACTTCAGACTGGGCTTTAAAGTATTGAAAGTGAAAACGGGCGAGAATGTTGAGCAAGATATTGAGCGAGTTTTGAAATTGCACGAACGTTTTCAAAACAAACTCAAAATTAGAGTCGATGCCAACCAAGGTTACGCATTGGTTGATTTACAAAGGTTTTTAAGAGATACACAAGCCGTTGATTTAGAATTGATTGAGCAGCCTTTGCCCGTGGGAAAAGAGCCAGAATTACTTAATTTGAAAGTGGAAGAACGGCGGCTTTTAACGGCTGATGAGTCTCTCAAAGATGCGCATTATGCGTTGCAATTGGCACAACAACCGCAACCTTTCGGTAGTTTCAACATCAAACTGATGAAATGCGGTGGAATCCTAAGCGCGTTGGAAATTGCTAACATTGCCCAACACGCGGGCATAGACCTTTTTTGGGGTTGCAATGATGAAAGCATCGTGAGCATTACGGCGGCACTACACGCGGCATTTGCCTGTTCCAACACCCGTTACCTTGATTTGGACGGTAGTTTTGACTTGGCCGAGGATGTGGTAAGTGGCGGGTTCATCTTAGAAAATGGATGTATGAAATTGACCAGAAAGGCGGGGTTGGGACTTAGTTAA